GGCTTTGGCATCTCTGGCTTGGGCCTCTCCGGCTTGGGCGGCCGCTACTGCGGCAGGAGGATCCCCCCCTGCTAAAGCTGCTGgcgatggccctgggaagcgcCCAGGGACCCAGAAGATGGCACCACACTGCGGGTCAAAGACTCCTTTCTGCCCCTGATGCTCCCTGCACTGTGACCTCTACTCTGATTGACCTCGCTCCCCTTTTTTGCCTCAATAAATCTCTGTAGCAGCCCAGTCAATGCCTTTGTCTTGTCCTTTCCCTGCAGATGCTCTCCCAAGAtgaccagggagagagatgctgCTCAGAGGGTTCTGGGACGGGGTGTTGGGCATTATTGTGCAGTTATTGTCAACATGGGTTTGCACTGAGCTTGCTCAGTCATGAATTCTGTGACTCTGTTTCTAAACTTCGCTGCCTACTTGGGGTATAGCAGGATTGAATGACCCAGTCACTACCATCCGTTTGGTGCATacacctcttccttttccttgggAAGTTCAGCGTTGTGAAGAAGGAAGTCaggggaagaaagaatgaaTGTGTTACTGAAAAGGCAGCATCAACACCTTGCCAAGAAAGCATAGGAGACCCTGCCCTTTCACAGCATTGAGATTTTGCGTTGCAGGGTGAGGAGAACCCCAGGcaggaaatcaaagcaaaacaacagtgAAGGAACATACTGCCACAGTGTCCTTGGGAAACCACTGTCTCCACAGCTGGGCTCCACAGGTCTTGTGGTCTCTGATCTGGTGCAGAGGTGCTTGTGGCaatcttctgtttccttccacaGAGGATTCAGGAGAGTTCCTGCACACTGCCTTTCTCCTTGGCCAAGGAGCTGAGTCCCTCCTCCCCCTTGCCGGCCCTATCCCCGCCAGTGGGCAGAGGCACAAAGGCCATCCTCGGACGATGGGATCACAGCATACTCATGTTAGAAAGTAACTCCGGAGGTGATAGGGCCCAACCCCTTGCTCCAACATCACTCAGCCATGAGCATCCAAGCACTGTTACTGCACTACCTAGCCAGGCAACCTTTTCTACTCCTTGACTCTCTTCCTGGTGAAAACCATTTGCCACCGATCGAGTTCAAACCTCTCATCTCTCAGGGTGAGCCCGCTGTCTCCAGTTCTCCAAACACACATTGCCACAGTGAGCACTGTTGAGCCTGGATTTGTCCTCTGGGGAACCTCACCACAGCTACCACTaagctgctcttaggtctcccaCCAAAGACTTCTCTCCACTATCAGCAAGGCCCAtgccctcagccattcctcccGAAACATGTGCTCCAGGTCCTTACCACCTGGGACACCTTTGGCTGAACTCACTCCATTTGGTCAAGTCCTTTTCCCATTAGATCTTTCTTGCGTTAGAGCGGTGTTCTAGAGCCCAACCGGTGAGTGCTGAGCAGAGTGGGATAAGTCCTATTGGTATTGGCCATGATGCCGATGACAGTCCTTTGTGTCCAGAAACGGTTTTGATGGTGTTACCAAAAATCTGGCCCTGCCTTAGGCTGCTGCTTGTCTGGGTGGAAGCATGTGTGGAGCGCTAGGGCTGGTTGCGGCCACGCAGGGACCCGGGTGGACACGTGGGATCTTACCCAGTTCTCTcctgcagcagttcagctgcTCCCCTTTGTCAGCCACAAGCCTCTGCAGCCTTTGCCTCCGGTCACTGCACTGCTGTGGAGAGCTCCTGGGCAGACCCTTGAGACGCTCAGCCTGCACAAGCTGCCTCTTACTGATCTGCTCCCGCTATCCAGGACCATGCCCAGGAAACGCCGGGCACAGGTAGGGAAGGAGCAGGGCAAGGAGGATGTTCTCTGCCTGTGGGCCTGCGTGACAGTCtatcaggggaaggggaaaaaacagaaaacccaagtGGTGCAAAGGCAACACAGGGCACCTCACACCAGCAGAGGATGCCCAGCCATACTCTAAAGAACGGCCGCTTTGGAGAGACTGCCCTGAGGCTTTCAGTTCACGACCATTGTGTTAACAACCACTACACCTTCATCCAAAAACCTCCATCCCAGaatcacacagagaaacaacTCTATCATTGGGCACCTTGGGAGAGCATCTGTAGGGGAAAGGATGAGAGAGAGGCATGGGTTGGGATGCAGCTGAACTTTAATGAGTCAAAACAGGGAAACAAGGACACTGCGAGTGGAGACCCTGGTGCAGGGAGCACCAAAGGCAGAAAGGGTTCGGGATCCCCAGTGCGGTGCCATCTTCTGGGTCCCTGGGCGCTTCCCCAGGGCCATCGCCAGCAGCTTTAGCAGGGGGGGATCCTCCTGCCGCAGTAGCGGCCGCCCAAGCCGGAGAGGCCCAAGCCGGAGAGGCCGAAGCCCCCGGAGTTGATGGGCACTCCCTCGgagctgaggatgctgccaacGGCAGCGGAGGTGGAGGAGCCCACGGCGGTGTTCTgcgggaaggagctgaggatggggccgggcagggtcaccaccacgGGGGAGGGCTGGATGACGACGTTGGagtcctggcactgcctgaCGCAGGGCTCattgcagctgttggccagcggGGTCGGgccgcagggctggcagggcacGCACGGGCTGTAGCAGGACATGTCTGGATGGTAGAGCTTCACCTGGAGACAGGACAGGggcaagcagagcagggacacGGGTCAGGAGCAGCCTGAAGCCCACCACAAAGGAGCCAAGCAACAAGATGGAGTCACGACCTAGGGGCTGCTTAAGGAGTCCCACTGCCTTCAGCTTCCCCTCAGTGCAAAAGAGCCCTGCCAAGGGCAACCAAACCCAGCAAGGTCACCGCCCAGACCATTGCTCAGCCAAGACCCAGCCTAACTCCATGCCACAACTTCAACCATTTTTCCTGTCCTGTGACAAGCTGCTTCAGCGCCAGTGTAGGATGAAGGAGCAGGTTTATCCTGAGAAGTCccagaggaggatgaggagaaaCAGGAGGACAATGAGGATAAGAAAGAGTTTCATACTCACCTTGTTCTCAAGGAGATGGAGGCGAGAGCAGTGGATGAGAGAGTGAGGAGAAGTTCCGCCTTTTATACCACTCCTGCACCGCCCCTGGCCCACAGTCACTGCACACAGGCAGTAATTTTCCAGCAGACTCACCTCCAAAGCAAAACGCTCACCTAATGGCACGGGTTGGGGGTTGTTTTCCATCTGATTTCCTCATTGCTGATGTGTTGCTCTGCCATGCAGGTGCTACTGATGTGCCTAAAGATGGCTTTAGTAGGACCCCAGAGGTTATCACAAGAGGGGAAAGCCGCCAAACAAATGgacacaggcaggagaggaCTGCAT
The DNA window shown above is from Lathamus discolor isolate bLatDis1 chromosome 20, bLatDis1.hap1, whole genome shotgun sequence and carries:
- the LOC136024238 gene encoding feather beta keratin-like; translated protein: MSCYSPCVPCQPCGPTPLANSCNEPCVRQCQDSNVVIQPSPVVVTLPGPILSSFPQNTAVGSSTSAAVGSILSSEGVPINSGGFGLSGLGLSGLGGRYCGRRIPPC